Within Candidatus Saccharibacteria bacterium, the genomic segment GTCAACTGATAAATTGTTTTGTCAGTGCCCCGCCGTTCGGTGTTTACTTCGCCGCTGCTGCCAATACCTGCACCTAGGGAAGCTCCCCTAGTTTGAACCAGTATTAGAAGCGTCATTAGCAGCATGGCACCCAT encodes:
- the secG gene encoding preprotein translocase subunit SecG, encoding MMSIYNYIAMGAMLLMTLLILVQTRGASLGAGIGSSGEVNTERRGTDKTIYQLTIVSALVFVLAILLGILIG